Proteins from a single region of Thermococcus sp. CX2:
- a CDS encoding AAA family ATPase: METQEVISKLQAGEIKEIYIIQGTKVHWSWSLIDWKYNISGKTDKKVVIWGFTKKGDYNRIKVGDIVLLKTNKNEEGYVGQYSGIFMLGVIKEKFEEDDLYWPGDMSKRNNKSEWEYRLKIAPISIVPDILKRLEEIPPDKLKMLKQAYVSRDMNRMKTILRELSVLESPEVLEYRGISGSIIKEDYQREIGEIVDFLLSQSPVTILLLNKGQIILYGPPGTGKTWFALNYIKRNAKLPHRIGFVTFHKSYSYEEFIEGFKPKSSDKGELSYGVEDGIFKRMAILAIWEGIKAEFAPKEYSELVLNKIIERFKEILKTRKYTDKKEELKSKMELFNSIRDKNSIDNLREKDFEEILKGLLTEPPASMSKILKDNDIKRIRDLLKQLLYGADPLSERFDEFNKEIRGIGPFMITEIMCFVNPQEYPIYNGKVRYSLNFLKALGIDLVRNIEIKERINGEYYEDFRRVMFYFRNILEKQVGSQNLDFIDVYLFMLYIYEHKPELEVLISQEVDMDEENVYPIIKKKVIEMLKKWKLENSPEARRKRRELFKNAPKFYLLIDEINRGNISKIFGELISLLEMDKRIGKENELIVTLPYSEEPFGIPPNLYIIGTMNTADRSIALLDVALRRRFAFYEFEPDPGLLTKENLLKFWKNSVPEGKFKEMQASIERLFNELGDDEVLKDALERLNSRIVEYKDRDHRIGHTYFLKVRDLEDLWFVWYHEIIPLLQEYFYDDEETLYSEIIPEFTELRHKIQDNAFYVSDIYQNRGKFIRAFQTLAGRKDTTSQEGEGE, from the coding sequence ATGGAGACTCAGGAGGTTATTTCAAAACTTCAAGCGGGAGAAATTAAAGAAATTTATATTATCCAAGGAACAAAGGTTCACTGGAGCTGGAGCCTGATAGACTGGAAGTATAACATTAGTGGGAAAACTGACAAAAAAGTAGTGATTTGGGGGTTTACTAAAAAGGGTGATTACAACAGGATAAAGGTAGGAGATATTGTCTTACTAAAGACGAACAAAAATGAAGAGGGATATGTGGGGCAGTATAGTGGGATTTTTATGTTAGGGGTTATAAAAGAAAAATTTGAGGAAGATGATTTGTACTGGCCAGGGGACATGTCAAAGAGGAATAATAAATCCGAATGGGAATACCGTCTGAAAATTGCCCCGATATCAATTGTTCCGGATATCCTCAAAAGGTTGGAGGAGATACCCCCTGACAAGCTTAAGATGTTAAAGCAAGCCTATGTCTCTAGGGATATGAACCGCATGAAAACGATCCTACGCGAACTTAGTGTCCTAGAGAGTCCGGAAGTACTGGAATATAGAGGAATTTCCGGTAGTATCATAAAAGAAGATTATCAAAGGGAAATTGGGGAAATCGTGGACTTCTTGCTCTCACAATCACCTGTAACCATATTGCTCCTCAATAAGGGCCAAATAATACTCTACGGCCCCCCTGGAACCGGAAAAACATGGTTTGCTCTTAATTACATTAAAAGAAATGCAAAGTTGCCTCATAGAATAGGCTTTGTGACTTTCCACAAGTCTTATAGTTATGAGGAATTCATCGAGGGATTTAAGCCAAAATCCTCGGATAAAGGAGAGTTGAGCTATGGAGTAGAGGATGGTATTTTCAAGAGGATGGCCATTTTAGCAATTTGGGAAGGCATAAAAGCTGAATTTGCCCCTAAGGAGTACTCTGAATTAGTTCTTAACAAAATAATAGAGAGGTTTAAAGAAATTCTAAAAACAAGAAAATATACAGATAAAAAAGAAGAGTTAAAATCTAAAATGGAACTGTTCAATAGCATACGAGATAAGAACAGCATAGACAATCTGAGAGAAAAGGATTTCGAGGAAATCCTAAAAGGCTTACTAACGGAGCCTCCTGCTTCGATGTCAAAGATACTGAAAGATAACGACATTAAGAGGATCAGGGACTTACTTAAACAGTTACTCTATGGGGCAGACCCACTTAGTGAAAGGTTTGATGAATTTAACAAAGAGATACGAGGTATTGGTCCTTTCATGATAACTGAGATCATGTGTTTTGTCAATCCACAAGAATATCCGATATATAACGGGAAAGTGAGGTACTCTCTGAATTTCTTAAAAGCACTTGGAATAGACTTGGTTAGGAACATAGAGATCAAGGAAAGAATTAACGGAGAGTACTACGAGGACTTTAGAAGGGTAATGTTCTATTTTAGGAATATTCTAGAGAAACAGGTAGGATCTCAAAACCTTGATTTTATTGATGTCTACTTATTCATGCTTTACATCTATGAGCACAAACCCGAATTGGAAGTTTTAATCTCCCAAGAAGTCGATATGGACGAAGAGAATGTATATCCGATAATAAAGAAAAAAGTCATAGAGATGCTTAAGAAGTGGAAACTTGAGAATAGTCCTGAGGCTAGGAGGAAAAGGAGAGAGCTTTTCAAAAACGCGCCGAAGTTTTACCTTTTAATCGATGAAATAAACCGTGGTAATATCAGCAAGATCTTCGGAGAGCTGATAAGTCTTCTAGAAATGGACAAACGCATTGGGAAAGAGAATGAGTTGATAGTAACATTGCCATATTCGGAAGAACCATTTGGGATACCACCGAACCTATATATCATCGGGACAATGAACACTGCAGACAGGAGTATCGCCCTGCTCGATGTGGCACTGCGGAGGCGCTTCGCGTTCTATGAGTTTGAACCAGATCCCGGCCTCTTGACCAAAGAGAACCTCCTAAAGTTCTGGAAGAACTCTGTTCCAGAGGGGAAGTTTAAAGAGATGCAAGCCTCAATAGAGAGGCTATTCAATGAATTGGGGGACGACGAAGTCCTTAAGGACGCTTTAGAAAGGCTGAACAGCCGCATTGTCGAGTACAAAGACAGGGACCATAGGATTGGGCACACGTATTTCCTGAAAGTCAGAGACCTGGAAGATCTATGGTTTGTCTGGTACCACGAAATAATACCACTGCTCCAAGAGTACTTCTACGACGATGAGGAAACCCTATATAGTGAGATTATACCTGAGTTTACTGAATTGAGACACAAAATCCAAGACAATGCATTTTATGTTAGTGACATATACCAAAATAGGGGGAAGTTCATCAGAGCCTTCCAGACTCTAGCGGGCAGAAAAGACACTACAAGTCAGGAAGGGGAGGGCGAATGA